From Tachypleus tridentatus isolate NWPU-2018 chromosome 8, ASM421037v1, whole genome shotgun sequence, a single genomic window includes:
- the LOC143223452 gene encoding calcyphosin-like protein, whose protein sequence is MPRPVTAETRNENEMMDSATRKLAFTTDLVEKFKLLCLQRGSSGILGLGRVFRRMDDNASGDLSKDEFFKGLKDSGLGNGISPDEMEELFTRFDADGSGSIKYDEFLRTIRPKMSPARMKLVEKAYSKLDKTGDGQVTADDMKGVYNVKNHPEYLNGQMTEKQLFNKFLAKFEENGVVNGVVTKEEFLDYYNGVSASIDEDAYFDLMMRTCWKI, encoded by the exons ATGCCTCGACCAGTAACAGCGGAGACCCGGAATGAGAATGAGATGATGGACAGCGCAACGAGAAAACTTGCTTTTACCACTGATCTTGTAGAAAAATTTAAACTGCTTTGTCTTCAGCGTGGCTCAAGTGGGATACTCGGACTTGGGAG GGTTTTCCGACGTATGGACGACAATGCAAGCGGTGACCTCTCGAAGGACGAGTTTTTCAAGGGTCTCAAAGATTCCGGACTCGGAAATGGAATATCCCCAGACGAAATGGAAGAGTTGTTTACCAGGTTCGACGCAGACGGTTCTGGTTCCATCAAGTACGACGAATTTCTGCGAACTATCAGA CCTAAAATGTCTCCTGCTCGGATGAAACTGGTAGAAAAAGCCTACTCAAAGTTAGATAAAACAGGAGATGGACAAGTGACCGCGGATGACATGAAGGGAGTGTACAATGTAAAGAATCATCCGGAATATTTAAATGGGCAGATGACGGAGAAGCAACTGTTTAATAAATTTCTTGCGAAGTTTGAAGAAAATGGGGTGGTGAATGGAGTG GTAACAAAAGAAGAATTCCTTGACTATTACAACGGTGTCAGTGCTTCTATAGACGAAGACGCCTACTTCGACCTAATGATGCGAACTTGTTGGAAAATCTAG